In Candidatus Bathyarchaeia archaeon, a genomic segment contains:
- a CDS encoding inorganic phosphate transporter — MSTTVPFEIVVLVVVVALGFDFMNGFHDAANSVATVVSTRVLTPRVAVLWAAFFNFVAAFVFGVNVASTIGKGTIDPKIVTAWLLLAVLTGAIAWDVITWWFGLPTSSSHALVGGLIGAGVVKGGWGVVQVAGVSKIAYFIFLSPVIGFFLAIGLVLLTVRIAMCYSRSASDHAFRRLQLVSAALYSLGHGTNDAQKTMGIIAALLFAQGLLGSTFYLPFYVIVLAGTAMGFGTYFGGWRIVRTMGMKITKLHPFGGFSAETAAATTLFATASLGIPVSTTHTIAGAIMGVGSTRRLSAVRWGVARRIVYAWVLTIPAAAAIAGLSYYVLSLAGLS, encoded by the coding sequence GTGTCTACAACAGTACCGTTTGAGATAGTCGTCCTAGTTGTTGTCGTTGCCCTAGGGTTTGACTTCATGAATGGGTTTCACGATGCAGCGAACTCGGTCGCCACCGTAGTTTCTACCAGAGTTCTTACTCCGCGTGTCGCTGTGCTCTGGGCCGCGTTCTTCAATTTCGTCGCAGCCTTCGTCTTCGGAGTCAACGTTGCCTCAACCATCGGCAAAGGAACGATAGACCCGAAGATTGTCACCGCCTGGCTGCTACTTGCCGTTCTCACCGGGGCTATCGCTTGGGACGTCATTACGTGGTGGTTTGGATTGCCCACAAGTTCGTCTCATGCCCTGGTCGGCGGCCTCATCGGGGCAGGTGTCGTAAAGGGAGGTTGGGGCGTAGTCCAGGTCGCTGGCGTCAGCAAGATAGCGTATTTCATATTCTTGTCTCCCGTGATCGGCTTCTTCCTCGCCATTGGTCTGGTCCTGCTGACCGTGAGAATTGCCATGTGCTATTCCCGTTCCGCATCCGACCACGCGTTCCGACGGCTCCAGCTTGTCTCTGCAGCGCTCTACAGTCTAGGGCACGGAACGAATGATGCTCAAAAGACAATGGGGATCATAGCGGCCCTCCTTTTCGCGCAGGGACTGTTAGGTTCGACGTTCTATCTTCCATTCTATGTCATAGTGTTGGCGGGAACCGCCATGGGTTTCGGGACATACTTCGGAGGGTGGAGGATCGTCCGGACCATGGGGATGAAGATTACAAAGTTGCATCCTTTTGGGGGCTTCAGCGCTGAAACTGCGGCGGCCACAACGCTTTTCGCCACGGCGTCCCTTGGAATCCCTGTCAGCACAACTCACACCATAGCCGGGGCGATCATGGGAGTGGGCTCGACACGCAGACTCTCAGCGGTAAGATGGGGAGTGGCGCGCAGAATAGTCTACGCCTGGGTCCTCACGATTCCCGCAGCGGCCGCGATAGCCGGCCTATCATATTATGTTCTGAGCCTTGCAGGCCTCAGCTAG
- a CDS encoding DUF47 family protein yields MGLRELLIPREKIFFQLLEEESKNVLAGAIAFSELIQNFDHLADKRNKIKDIEHHGDEIVHSIYDRLVKTFITPIDREDISKLASLYDDVLDYIYAAVNRLFLYEVDSPTEPMRRFADLVLKSVREIDFAFASIQKIKASEIEIRCNEVDTLENEADVVLNESVAALFKTNDAIAIIKFKEVYELMETITDKCEDVVQVIRDIILEYS; encoded by the coding sequence ATGGGCCTAAGGGAGCTTCTGATACCCCGAGAGAAAATCTTCTTTCAGCTTTTGGAGGAAGAGTCGAAGAATGTCTTGGCGGGAGCAATCGCCTTCAGTGAACTGATCCAGAACTTCGATCACTTGGCGGACAAGAGGAACAAGATAAAGGACATTGAACATCACGGAGACGAAATCGTTCATTCAATCTATGATCGCCTAGTGAAGACTTTCATCACTCCCATTGATAGAGAAGACATTAGCAAGCTCGCTTCCCTCTACGACGATGTCTTGGACTACATCTACGCCGCTGTCAACCGTCTTTTTCTCTATGAGGTCGATTCGCCAACGGAGCCGATGAGACGGTTCGCTGACTTGGTTTTGAAGTCGGTCCGGGAAATCGACTTCGCATTCGCCAGCATTCAAAAGATCAAGGCCTCTGAGATTGAGATTCGATGCAATGAAGTCGACACCTTGGAGAACGAGGCGGATGTTGTTCTGAACGAGTCCGTCGCCGCCCTCTTCAAGACGAACGATGCGATCGCTATTATCAAGTTCAAGGAGGTCTACGAACTGATGGAGACGATTACTGACAAGTGTGAGGATGTTGTGCAGGTAATCCGGGATATTATCCTAGAGTACTCCTAG
- a CDS encoding MFS transporter produces MGAFMSQLDGNIVLIALPTITRRLNASAFEALWVLMGYILMTAVLLLLFGRLADMYGKVRLYNLGFLIFTIGSGLCSLALTGTMLVFFRLVQGVGAALIWANNAAILTDAFPPNERGRAIGVNLVAGISGSVIGLILGGVLTASLGWQSIFWINLPIGAFATFWAYKKLRELGTVKHERIDLPGNLLFAGGLSVFLIGLTLGALSGYTLLDLVMMIAGLIALVGFGYVELKAPTPLMDLKLFKIRPFTAGILSNFLASISRSGISLVLTIFFQGALLYDALTAGILLIPFAVAFVTVGPLSGFLSDKYGARGFTTGGLLISAAALFGFALVPGDASYPVLASLMVVSGAGGGMFVAPNISSIMNATPVTRRGVASGMSATLVTTGALLSLSIAFVVLATSIPYNILQEVFAGITPTSSNASNIALFVCPMHTIFLIMGIMSLVAVVPSALRGQKFEGVPESRVASAEPVG; encoded by the coding sequence ATTGGCGCGTTCATGTCCCAGCTTGACGGGAACATCGTGCTCATCGCTCTGCCTACAATTACGCGGAGGCTGAACGCGTCGGCCTTCGAAGCCCTCTGGGTGTTGATGGGCTACATTCTCATGACCGCAGTCCTGCTGCTATTGTTCGGCCGACTGGCCGACATGTACGGCAAGGTGCGTCTCTACAATCTCGGCTTTCTAATCTTCACAATCGGCTCAGGGCTCTGCAGCCTCGCCCTCACCGGGACGATGCTCGTCTTCTTCCGTCTTGTCCAGGGAGTCGGAGCGGCGTTGATATGGGCGAACAACGCTGCCATCTTGACAGACGCCTTTCCTCCCAACGAGCGAGGACGTGCCATCGGAGTTAACCTCGTAGCTGGTATCAGCGGGTCCGTGATCGGCCTCATACTTGGCGGGGTCCTCACAGCTTCTTTGGGTTGGCAGTCGATATTTTGGATAAACTTGCCAATAGGCGCGTTCGCGACATTCTGGGCCTATAAGAAACTCCGTGAACTCGGCACTGTAAAGCATGAAAGAATAGATCTGCCAGGGAACCTGCTGTTCGCAGGAGGATTGTCAGTATTCCTAATCGGGCTAACGCTGGGAGCATTGTCGGGATATACTCTTCTCGACCTGGTAATGATGATCGCGGGCTTGATCGCGCTCGTCGGATTTGGCTACGTGGAACTCAAAGCCCCGACCCCATTGATGGACTTGAAGCTATTCAAGATCCGACCTTTTACTGCCGGAATCCTGAGCAACTTCCTCGCCTCGATCTCGAGGAGTGGAATCTCACTCGTGTTGACGATCTTCTTTCAAGGAGCATTGCTCTATGATGCATTGACAGCAGGTATTCTCCTGATCCCCTTTGCAGTGGCCTTCGTCACTGTCGGACCCTTGAGTGGCTTTCTCTCTGACAAGTATGGGGCCAGAGGATTTACCACAGGAGGTCTCTTGATATCGGCCGCGGCACTGTTCGGGTTCGCGCTGGTCCCAGGGGATGCGTCCTATCCGGTCCTTGCATCGCTCATGGTTGTTAGCGGAGCCGGTGGTGGAATGTTTGTGGCACCAAACATAAGCTCAATCATGAACGCAACCCCGGTAACCAGGAGAGGCGTTGCTTCAGGAATGTCAGCGACTCTTGTCACAACAGGAGCACTTCTCAGTCTCTCGATAGCGTTCGTTGTCTTGGCGACAAGCATCCCGTACAATATTCTCCAAGAAGTCTTTGCAGGCATTACCCCAACGAGTTCGAACGCGTCTAATATTGCCCTGTTCGTTTGTCCCATGCATACCATATTCCTGATAATGGGAATCATGAGCCTCGTTGCCGTAGTCCCTTCAGCATTAAGAGGCCAAAAGTTCGAGGGAGTTCCCGAATCAAGAGTCGCCAGCGCAGAACCTGTAGGGTAA
- a CDS encoding cation diffusion facilitator family transporter — MEDESHGFQEGERIAKVSIWTLLALGIVEIVFSLISGSISLLADGIDSISDAVVSFFVWAGLRISRRKPTRRFQFGYYKVESFTGLITAIVLVAVSGYIFLRSYRALQHPVPLNAPPLALAVLLAAGLGSLYRALQMRKVANKYNISSLKLDARNSIKDASSSFVAFGSVLVASFGIHFADAIGGMLVAVYILTVAYVALRESSLVLLDEFHEPELSHEIERLIRSHTDVRGIRDLRLRRAGPFITGALEVEVEGNMTLNEAHEVATELEASVKSRIRGLRRLVVTPVPIVDPHQHPHEHFTT; from the coding sequence TTGGAAGACGAAAGCCACGGTTTCCAGGAAGGAGAAAGAATTGCAAAGGTCTCCATCTGGACCTTATTGGCTCTCGGCATTGTCGAGATAGTCTTCAGCCTAATTAGCGGAAGCATCTCACTTCTCGCAGATGGTATTGACTCCATCTCGGACGCGGTAGTGAGCTTTTTTGTCTGGGCCGGTCTCCGCATCTCACGCCGCAAGCCCACTCGCAGGTTCCAATTCGGCTACTACAAAGTCGAGAGCTTCACAGGCCTCATCACCGCGATCGTTCTCGTAGCAGTCTCAGGCTACATTTTCCTGAGATCCTACAGGGCTCTCCAGCATCCCGTACCTCTTAATGCGCCTCCCCTTGCTCTAGCTGTGCTTCTAGCCGCAGGATTGGGCTCTCTCTACCGTGCCCTCCAGATGCGCAAAGTAGCCAACAAGTACAACATCTCCTCTCTGAAACTTGACGCGAGAAACTCGATCAAAGACGCGTCCTCATCATTCGTAGCCTTCGGCAGCGTTCTCGTCGCGTCCTTCGGAATTCACTTCGCGGACGCCATTGGAGGAATGCTGGTGGCAGTCTACATTCTTACGGTCGCCTACGTAGCTCTGCGAGAATCCTCCCTAGTCCTCCTTGACGAGTTCCACGAGCCAGAACTTTCTCACGAAATAGAACGTCTGATAAGATCCCATACCGATGTCAGGGGAATAAGAGATCTCAGGCTGCGTCGAGCCGGCCCATTCATAACGGGGGCACTAGAGGTAGAGGTTGAGGGAAATATGACGTTGAACGAGGCTCACGAAGTCGCCACGGAACTGGAAGCCTCAGTCAAATCTAGAATCCGAGGCTTGCGAAGGCTGGTCGTGACGCCGGTCCCCATTGTCGATCCTCACCAACACCCCCACGAACACTTCACAACATAG
- a CDS encoding CBS domain-containing protein, whose translation MVLVAKDIVEKEFLSLSRETSALEAARQMKAKRHGYAIIASSTGSPEGIVTEWDYLSKIVAEGKDPSHVKLGDIMTSDLVSVDANVGLDQVAELMAHKGIRRVLVLKDHKVIGVITAAIMLSRLKEYVDKVSSTIARLQSPMM comes from the coding sequence ATGGTCCTAGTTGCGAAAGACATTGTCGAGAAGGAGTTTCTTTCTCTCTCAAGAGAAACATCGGCGCTAGAAGCGGCTCGACAGATGAAAGCGAAACGACATGGATACGCGATCATAGCATCCTCCACTGGCAGCCCGGAAGGGATAGTTACCGAGTGGGACTATCTCTCCAAGATTGTGGCCGAGGGAAAAGACCCTTCGCATGTGAAGCTCGGAGACATTATGACAAGTGATCTCGTCTCCGTAGACGCGAACGTCGGACTTGATCAGGTCGCGGAGCTGATGGCTCACAAAGGGATTCGAAGAGTTCTAGTCTTGAAGGACCACAAGGTAATCGGCGTCATTACCGCAGCAATCATGCTCTCCAGACTGAAAGAATACGTCGACAAGGTCTCATCCACAATCGCAAGACTCCAATCCCCAATGATGTAG
- a CDS encoding class I SAM-dependent methyltransferase, producing the protein MTGQQQSAWNDYGGSGPEIYERYMVPSLFGPWAVDLVKLAAPVRGESVLDVACGTGIVARLAAQHSGPMGKVVGLDLNPSMLTVARSASAGTESIEWREGNAMALPFSDKTFDLVLCQQGLQFFPDRLASSKEMHRVLVPGGRLALSVWTSISNCPGFQSLTEALANHIGSEAAAFMRSPFSLASESELRSLVERAGFHNVKIHTAFKGLFFPSPDEFVKRYVAASPLGPMVARAESRSQQALLEDVSEALQSCVNDDGLTFPIETHFVLAKT; encoded by the coding sequence ATGACTGGCCAGCAACAAAGTGCATGGAATGATTACGGCGGTAGTGGGCCAGAAATCTATGAGCGTTACATGGTCCCATCTCTCTTTGGCCCTTGGGCAGTAGACCTTGTCAAGTTAGCCGCTCCTGTGCGAGGTGAAAGCGTTCTCGATGTAGCGTGTGGAACGGGAATTGTAGCCCGACTTGCAGCCCAACACTCAGGCCCGATGGGGAAGGTTGTTGGGTTGGATCTTAACCCTAGCATGCTAACAGTTGCCCGCTCAGCATCTGCAGGAACAGAGAGTATCGAATGGCGAGAAGGTAACGCGATGGCCTTGCCTTTTTCTGACAAAACATTCGATCTGGTTTTGTGCCAACAAGGGCTGCAGTTCTTTCCTGACCGTCTTGCTTCCTCAAAGGAGATGCACCGTGTTTTGGTTCCCGGTGGAAGGCTTGCCCTTAGTGTTTGGACTTCTATCAGCAATTGTCCCGGGTTCCAGTCCCTCACAGAAGCGTTAGCAAATCATATTGGCTCAGAGGCAGCCGCATTTATGCGGTCGCCCTTTAGTCTGGCAAGTGAAAGCGAATTGCGCTCTCTGGTTGAGAGGGCCGGATTTCATAACGTGAAAATCCATACAGCATTCAAGGGATTGTTCTTTCCGTCTCCGGATGAGTTCGTCAAGCGTTATGTGGCGGCATCACCTTTAGGGCCCATGGTCGCTAGAGCAGAAAGCAGGTCTCAGCAAGCGTTGCTTGAGGATGTGAGTGAGGCTCTCCAGTCTTGTGTCAACGACGATGGGTTGACATTTCCCATTGAAACGCATTTTGTGCTTGCGAAGACCTAG
- the nadA gene encoding quinolinate synthase NadA, translated as MAQMLQFNGHGELAAEILRLKEERNAVILAHNYQVPEVQDIADFVGDSLGLSQAAARTPADVIVFCGVHFMAETASIISPKKTVLLPDLGAGCSLAATIDGEKLRAWKKEHPNAVVVSYINTTAEVKAESDYVCTSSNAVKVVSSIPKDREILFLPDLFLGAYVKEKTGREIEIWPGECHVHAGITPDIVNRKLAENSDAEFLIHPECGCVTQFLYFAEKGDFNMPMIHVASTEGMVRRARESSSDKFLVATETGILHRMRKENPDKMFLPVKEDAVCQYMKTITLEKVANSLRNMVHEVRVPEETAGKARLAIQRMLQLA; from the coding sequence ATGGCTCAGATGCTCCAGTTCAACGGACACGGGGAGCTGGCAGCGGAGATTCTGCGTCTGAAAGAGGAGAGAAACGCGGTCATTCTAGCGCACAATTACCAGGTTCCAGAGGTCCAGGACATCGCGGACTTTGTAGGGGACTCATTAGGTCTATCGCAAGCTGCGGCTAGAACGCCTGCGGATGTGATCGTGTTCTGTGGAGTTCACTTCATGGCAGAGACGGCCTCGATTATCTCGCCAAAGAAAACTGTGTTATTGCCGGATCTAGGTGCTGGTTGTTCGTTAGCGGCGACGATCGATGGGGAGAAGTTACGGGCCTGGAAGAAAGAGCACCCGAACGCGGTCGTTGTTTCGTACATCAACACGACTGCCGAGGTTAAGGCCGAGAGCGATTATGTCTGTACCTCCAGTAACGCGGTGAAGGTCGTTAGCAGTATTCCTAAAGATCGAGAGATTCTCTTCCTTCCGGATCTTTTCTTGGGAGCATACGTCAAGGAGAAGACCGGACGCGAGATAGAGATTTGGCCGGGGGAATGCCATGTTCACGCAGGGATAACACCGGATATTGTGAATCGGAAGCTTGCTGAGAATTCCGACGCGGAGTTTCTGATTCATCCTGAGTGTGGATGTGTTACCCAGTTTCTCTATTTTGCTGAAAAGGGCGATTTCAACATGCCGATGATTCATGTTGCCTCCACCGAGGGTATGGTTCGTCGCGCAAGAGAGTCGAGCTCGGACAAGTTCCTTGTTGCGACGGAGACTGGTATCCTTCATCGCATGCGAAAAGAGAACCCGGACAAGATGTTCCTCCCGGTGAAAGAGGACGCTGTCTGCCAATACATGAAAACGATAACTTTGGAGAAAGTGGCTAACTCGCTGAGAAACATGGTCCACGAGGTCAGAGTCCCGGAAGAGACGGCTGGAAAGGCGCGCCTGGCCATCCAGCGTATGCTCCAACTGGCCTAG
- a CDS encoding DUF1801 domain-containing protein yields MPDPIEEFLSNYPEEIRRISAELRKITRNTMPKAHEFLYYDAINFSLDDSPLGRICYISPTEKYVTLGFLFGAQLDDPDHLLQGSGKRARHIKIRTLKETKNSALKELVKVAWSHGTGPVPMATRKPAPRSKR; encoded by the coding sequence ATGCCTGATCCCATCGAAGAATTTCTTTCGAACTATCCCGAGGAAATACGGCGGATCAGCGCAGAATTGCGCAAGATAACAAGAAATACGATGCCCAAGGCGCACGAATTCCTATACTATGACGCAATCAACTTCTCGCTTGACGATTCTCCTCTCGGACGCATCTGCTACATCTCACCAACGGAGAAGTATGTTACGCTAGGATTCTTGTTCGGCGCACAGCTGGATGATCCGGATCACTTGCTACAAGGTAGCGGCAAACGAGCGCGACACATTAAGATTAGAACGTTGAAAGAAACGAAGAACTCAGCTCTCAAAGAGTTGGTAAAGGTGGCATGGAGCCACGGGACCGGCCCCGTCCCAATGGCTACGCGAAAGCCCGCCCCAAGATCTAAGCGCTGA
- the corA gene encoding magnesium/cobalt transporter CorA, with translation MKGFPVEVKQGELLWIDAESPTEQELADLKQRFGLDDYAVEDVVHKNQRPKLEDYGKNVFAVIHVPVVKNRKSEIIELFVFFQKNWIITIHTVESELIHAVDSRIKTRGLSPLTTTPTPDLLFYVFLDFAVDAYYPILDETEERLEEIDKQAATTFKTRVKRMENIINIITTIEAVRKRLMTLRHSLTPTRDMLGMVMRGAVPFVADTSLRSFRDVYDHSFQLLETIDNDRDRTSDVRDLYISLHSASTDNTIKVLTLVATIFLPLTLLAGIYGMNFTPGFFQPGSSDPLGFYILILAMFIISLGFVYYFKRSGWI, from the coding sequence TTGAAGGGATTCCCTGTTGAGGTGAAGCAGGGCGAGCTGCTCTGGATTGACGCTGAGAGCCCGACAGAGCAAGAGCTGGCCGACCTGAAACAGCGGTTTGGACTCGACGATTACGCGGTCGAGGATGTCGTCCATAAGAATCAGCGGCCGAAACTTGAGGACTATGGGAAGAACGTCTTCGCAGTCATCCACGTACCAGTCGTGAAGAACCGGAAGAGCGAGATAATCGAGCTTTTCGTGTTCTTCCAGAAGAACTGGATCATAACCATCCACACCGTCGAGTCAGAGCTAATCCATGCTGTCGACTCGCGAATCAAAACAAGAGGCCTCTCCCCACTCACGACCACTCCCACCCCTGACCTCTTGTTCTACGTCTTCCTGGATTTCGCGGTCGACGCGTATTATCCCATCCTTGATGAAACGGAGGAGCGGCTTGAGGAAATCGACAAACAAGCAGCTACAACCTTCAAGACACGGGTGAAGAGAATGGAGAACATCATCAACATCATAACGACGATTGAAGCCGTGCGAAAGCGACTGATGACCCTCAGGCACTCTCTCACGCCGACCAGGGACATGCTTGGGATGGTGATGCGCGGTGCGGTCCCGTTTGTCGCGGATACCAGTCTCAGAAGCTTCAGAGACGTGTACGACCACTCTTTCCAGCTATTGGAAACAATCGATAATGATCGAGACAGGACAAGTGATGTCCGGGATCTCTACATCAGCCTCCACTCAGCCTCGACAGACAATACAATAAAGGTCCTCACACTTGTCGCAACAATATTTCTACCGCTCACTCTACTTGCAGGAATCTACGGAATGAACTTCACCCCAGGCTTCTTCCAACCTGGATCCAGCGACCCACTCGGATTCTACATCCTGATTCTAGCTATGTTCATCATATCGCTGGGATTCGTCTACTACTTCAAGAGAAGCGGCTGGATCTAA
- a CDS encoding nuclear transport factor 2 family protein, which translates to MASTRLVVNRWIRNYTRAWLKKDAKAISSLFAEDATYQSHPFRPANQGVKSILDYTLGALDVGQVYEVRFGKPVVEGSRAAVEYWTTMKEKVEDVTLAGCVTLHFARNGLCKELHDYWVLQTGRQQAPLNWGH; encoded by the coding sequence ATGGCTAGTACTAGGCTAGTCGTGAACAGATGGATTCGCAACTACACGAGAGCATGGTTGAAGAAAGATGCAAAAGCGATTTCCTCTCTCTTCGCGGAGGACGCGACGTACCAATCTCATCCCTTTCGTCCGGCGAATCAAGGTGTGAAGAGCATCCTGGATTATACGTTGGGGGCGTTGGATGTCGGACAGGTATACGAGGTTCGTTTTGGAAAGCCCGTCGTAGAAGGCTCCCGAGCCGCAGTCGAATACTGGACAACGATGAAAGAGAAAGTGGAAGATGTAACACTCGCCGGATGCGTAACGCTACACTTCGCAAGGAACGGATTGTGCAAGGAACTACATGACTACTGGGTCCTGCAAACAGGAAGACAACAAGCCCCACTCAACTGGGGACACTGA
- a CDS encoding GNAT family N-acetyltransferase: MVDTSWLSYRREESLAEPGETSNVCHAIPVCGVTGLLKSHMESSLGSENQPKSQHGLTRQAIFGDEAYAWTCRFGRLEIRPLQKRDYSDVREIYKTVIDEYLQYQRQRSGEVYDPVGPHLDAAQLDFYVATHSSFVAIENRKLVGFLLAQLLSWVNDWDKALWLEYIAVHPAHRRRGVGLALISAAKEFARRHDIKGLFATLNVDNEESKSLLLRAKFDVKDWRIASQAL; encoded by the coding sequence TTGGTCGACACGAGCTGGCTCTCCTACAGACGCGAGGAGAGTCTGGCGGAACCGGGTGAGACATCAAATGTTTGTCACGCAATCCCGGTCTGCGGAGTTACGGGTCTACTCAAGAGCCATATGGAATCTTCGCTCGGTTCTGAGAACCAGCCAAAATCTCAACATGGGCTGACGAGGCAAGCCATTTTTGGGGACGAGGCCTACGCGTGGACCTGCAGGTTCGGAAGATTGGAGATCAGGCCGCTCCAGAAAAGAGACTATTCCGATGTTCGAGAAATTTACAAAACTGTGATCGATGAGTATTTGCAATACCAAAGACAGCGATCAGGAGAAGTATACGATCCAGTTGGACCCCACCTTGACGCTGCACAACTCGACTTCTACGTCGCAACTCATAGTAGCTTTGTTGCGATAGAGAATAGGAAATTGGTTGGGTTTCTGCTGGCTCAGCTTCTCAGCTGGGTTAATGACTGGGACAAGGCGCTCTGGCTTGAGTACATCGCAGTTCATCCTGCTCACAGGCGAAGAGGGGTAGGCCTAGCTCTAATCTCAGCGGCCAAAGAATTTGCACGAAGACATGATATCAAAGGATTGTTTGCCACTCTGAATGTAGACAATGAAGAATCGAAGAGTCTCCTGCTTAGGGCAAAATTCGACGTGAAAGACTGGAGAATCGCATCCCAGGCATTATAG
- a CDS encoding DJ-1/PfpI family protein, with product MASEHPTVITIRPSHGTPTNVYSCPPCGQECDKIKFDKPGNCPHCGMKLVPLGSGWDSPPVVAILLFNGAQIIDFAGPWEVFGTAGFLVHTVAKSQEPLTMVFGQKIVADYTFENSPKADILLIPGGGVGAAMDDPRLIQWIQAKAKDVSHIMSVCTGAFLLGKAGLLAGQTATATYGMVDDLLTFPNTRVVHDQRYVDNGKVITAAGLTSGIDAALHLVSKMRGRGEAQSVALGMEYHWDPDSKYARGALADRYLPDGLAFGNASLKGAQAEMISTDGDTDHWEAKILVSEPSSLTGIMNLLHDRVASNIASAGMSNRISHIQGKVSLGRVRPNDSEISWKFKDDRGDGWSGLGVVESATDHENKFVVTLKLTRQKVAR from the coding sequence ATGGCAAGCGAGCACCCAACAGTTATCACAATACGTCCTAGTCATGGCACGCCCACGAACGTCTACTCCTGCCCGCCATGCGGACAGGAGTGCGATAAGATCAAATTCGATAAGCCCGGTAACTGCCCTCATTGCGGAATGAAGCTGGTTCCGTTAGGGAGCGGTTGGGACAGTCCCCCTGTTGTGGCCATCCTTCTCTTCAACGGAGCTCAGATCATCGATTTCGCAGGGCCTTGGGAAGTGTTCGGCACTGCGGGTTTTTTGGTTCACACGGTGGCCAAGAGCCAGGAACCTCTTACCATGGTTTTCGGTCAGAAAATAGTTGCTGATTACACCTTTGAGAACAGTCCGAAGGCAGACATCCTGTTGATCCCTGGTGGAGGCGTCGGTGCAGCGATGGACGACCCACGACTCATCCAGTGGATTCAGGCTAAGGCGAAAGATGTGAGCCACATCATGTCCGTGTGCACGGGTGCTTTCCTTCTGGGAAAGGCGGGCTTATTGGCTGGTCAAACGGCTACGGCGACATATGGCATGGTTGATGACCTTCTGACTTTTCCAAACACTCGAGTCGTCCATGACCAACGTTATGTCGATAATGGAAAGGTAATCACCGCCGCCGGTCTCACGTCAGGAATCGATGCCGCTCTTCACCTGGTTTCCAAAATGCGCGGCAGAGGCGAGGCCCAGTCAGTCGCTCTTGGTATGGAATACCACTGGGATCCTGACTCGAAATATGCGCGGGGAGCTTTGGCCGATAGATATCTTCCCGATGGACTGGCCTTCGGAAACGCAAGTTTGAAGGGAGCCCAGGCTGAGATGATCTCCACAGACGGCGATACTGATCATTGGGAGGCAAAGATCCTTGTTTCAGAACCCAGCTCACTCACGGGGATCATGAATCTATTGCATGATCGTGTTGCCTCTAACATCGCCTCGGCAGGCATGTCCAATCGCATTTCCCACATACAAGGCAAGGTTAGTTTAGGCCGAGTACGCCCGAACGACTCCGAGATCTCATGGAAATTCAAAGATGATCGCGGAGACGGTTGGAGCGGGCTAGGTGTTGTAGAGTCAGCGACTGATCATGAAAACAAATTCGTTGTTACACTCAAGCTCACAAGACAAAAAGTAGCTCGGTGA